A genomic stretch from Aedes albopictus strain Foshan chromosome 2, AalbF5, whole genome shotgun sequence includes:
- the LOC109423856 gene encoding phenoloxidase 8-like, giving the protein MISNQVKFSGHFYNPHVPIFVPKENGRVFYEVPERFLSDRYRPLGLNLMNRFGANAGVRVPVMDIDPPPNIDFANVVPRRGDFSLFNRSHRKVANQLIQLFMQQPDADTLSAVSAYVRDRLNAPLFQYALSVALHHRTDTTDVTVPSILHTFPDRFIDPATFPRMREEGRIVDQGDRMAIDIPMNFTALDREPEQRLAYFREDIGVNLHHWHWHLVYPGVGPRDIVNKDRRGELFYYFHGQMVARYHVERFCNGLGLLEPYNNLRAPIREPYYPKILRSANNRTHPARYPMMVLSDVNRTADQVNITIADMELQLSRIIRSIDDGFVMSSNGERISLDNPGGIDVLGNILENSILSPNSDFYGDVHNNGHIMLSYIHDPDGTYLESFGVMGDVTTAMRDPIFYRWHLYMDQIFRRHKNRFSCYTYPELAYQGITLLKFETRLQRRNSPPNVWLTFWQRSQVDLGTGLDFGPEGNLFATFTHLQHAPFLYQLQVINSDNRNRRGTVRIYLAPRFNEKGGRLTFEEQRLHAIELDTFRVRLNSGVNNIVRRSEQSSVTIPYERTFRNISQSNEAGNEQFRFCNCGWPSHMLIPKGNVEGVTYDLFAMVSNFSGDAVDVDFDENQNCDDSYSFCGLRNRLYPDARNMGYPFDRRVPSGVRNFGDFVAPYQNMTVTTVNIRFTNTIVART; this is encoded by the exons ATGATTTCTAATCAAGTCAAGTTCTCGGGACATTTCTACAACCCACACGTGCCCATATTTGTGCCGAAAGAAAATGGTCGCGTTTTCTACGAAGTTCCAGAGCGATTCCTTTCCGATCGATACAGACCCCTCGGATTGAACCTGATGAACCGATTTGGAGCCAATGCAGGCGTTCGAGTCCCGGTTATGGACATTGATCCACCTCCAAATATCGATTTTGCGAATGTGGTTCCTCGGCGAGGAGACTTTTCGCTCTTCAACAGGTCCCACCGCAAAGTGGCCAATCAGTTGATCCAGCTTTTCATGCAACAACCGGATGCGGACACACTCAGTGCGGTTAGTGCATACGTACGCGATCGTTTGAATGCACCTCTGTTTCAGTACGCTTTATCGGTCGCGTTGCATCATCGCACAGATACTACGGATGTTACAGTCCCGTCGATTCTGCATACGTTTCCGGATCGATTCATAGATCCGGCAACGTTTCCACGCATGCGCGAGGAAGGTCGTATTGTTGATCAAGGAGATCGG ATGGCAATCGACATTCCGATGAACTTTACAGCACTTGATCGAGAGCCAGAACAGCGTCTCGCTTATTTCCGCGAAGATATTGGAGTGAATCTGCACCATTGGCATTGGCACTTGGTATACCCGGGAGTCGGTCCCCGGGATATTGTGAATAAAGATCGCCGAGGTGAGCTGTTCTACTATTTCCATGGGCAAATGGTGGCTCGTTACCACGTGGAACGGTTTTGCAATGGGTTGGGTCTACTGGAGCCGTATAATAATCTGAGGGCACCGATAAGGGAACCTTACTATCCGAAAATTTTGCGAAGTGCTAATAACAGAACTCACCCGGCGAGATATCCGATGATGGTACTTAGCGACGTGAATCGCACTGCCGATCAAGTGAATATTACGATCGCAGATATGGAGCTGCAGCTGAGTAGGATCATTCGATCTATTGATGATGGATTTGTCATGAGT TCAAACGGAGAGCGCATTTCACTGGACAACCCCGGCGGTATCGATGTACTCGGTAACattctggaaaactcaatcctaAGTCCAAACTCCGATTTCTACGGAGACGTACACAACAATGGCCACATAATGCTCTCGTACATTCACGATCCCGATGGCACCTACTTGGAGAGCTTTGGTGTCATGGGAGATGTAACGACGGCCATGCGGGATCCCATATTCTATCGTTGGCATTTGTACATGGATCAAATATTCCGGCGCCACAAGAATCGTTTCTCGTGCTACACGTATCCGGAGTTGGCGTACCAAGGCATCAcgctgctcaaatttgaaaccAGACTGCAACGCAGAAACTCTCCCCCAAACGTGTGGCTAACGTTTTGGCAGCGGTCGCAAGTCGATTTGGGCACTGGACTTGATTTTGGACCCGAAGGCAATCTGTTTGCAACGTTTACCCATCTGCAGCATGCACCGTTCCTGTATCAATTGCAAGTCATCAACAGCGACAATCG AAACCGTCGAGGCACAGTTCGAATTTATCTTGCTCCAAGGTTCAACGAGAAAGGTGGTCGTCTGACTTTCGAGGAACAACGTCTGCATGCAATTGAACTAGATACATTCAGAGTGAGAC TCAACTCCGGTGTTAACAACATCGTTCGCAGATCTGAGCAATCGAGCGTCACCATACCGTACGAAAGAACCTTCCGCAACATATCGCAATCCAACGAAGCCGGCAATGAACAGTTCCGTTTCTGTAACTGCGGCTGGCCTTCGCATATGTTGATTCCGAAGGGAAATGTCGAAGGAGTTACGTACGATCTGTTTGCGATGGTTTCCAACTTTAGTGGCGATGCGGTGGATGTTGATTTTGATGA GAATCAAAACTGTGACGATTCGTATTCGTTCTGTGGTCTGCGTAACCGCCTGTATCCGGATGCTCGTAACATGGGATATCCTTTCGATCGCCGTGTTCCTTCTGGTGTTAGAAACTTCGGTGATTTTGTGGCACCGTATCAGAACATGACGGTGACAACCGTGAATATAAGATTCACCAACACGATTGTTGCTAGAACTTGA